The Pseudomonas sp. FP2309 genome has a window encoding:
- a CDS encoding ABC transporter substrate-binding protein, with translation MERIVLKPLLLAAGLLAVMPMAQAASTLVYCSEASPAGFDPSQYTSGTDFDASAETVFNRLTQFKRGSTEVEPGLATRWEVSQDGLTYTFHLRDGVVFHTTDFFTPTRDFNADDVLFTFNRLLDAESPFRKAYPSESPYFTDMGLNTTIKSVEKLDDHTVRFNLNNVDASFVQNLAMSFASIQSAEYAALLLKEGKAEDINQKPVGTGPFVFKRYQKDSQIRYAANKQYWNPEDVKLDNLIFAITPDAASRLQKLKAGECQVSGYPRPADIEVMKQDPNLRVLQQAGFNLGFLAYNVTHPPLDQLKVRQALDMAIDKPAIIKAVYQSAGQLAQNALPPAQWSYDPNIKDAPYDPTKARALLKEAGVAPGTTINLWAMTVQRASNPNARMSAQMIQQDWEKVGIKANIVSYEWGEYIKRAKNGEHDAMIYGWTGDNGDPDNWLGVLYSCAAVKGSNYAKWCNPAYDKLVLQAKVSSDREQRIKWYQQAQKILKEQVPITPIANSTVFQPMRKEVRDFKISPFGLTPFYGVSLDK, from the coding sequence ATGGAAAGAATCGTCTTAAAACCACTCCTCCTCGCCGCCGGTCTGCTGGCCGTTATGCCGATGGCCCAGGCGGCCAGCACCCTGGTCTATTGCTCCGAGGCCAGCCCCGCCGGCTTCGACCCCAGCCAGTACACCAGCGGCACCGACTTTGATGCCTCCGCCGAAACCGTCTTCAACCGCCTCACACAGTTCAAGCGCGGCAGTACCGAAGTCGAGCCCGGCCTGGCGACCCGTTGGGAAGTGTCGCAGGATGGCCTGACGTATACCTTCCATTTGCGCGATGGCGTTGTCTTTCACACCACCGACTTCTTCACGCCGACCCGCGATTTTAATGCCGATGACGTGCTGTTCACCTTCAACCGCCTGTTGGACGCTGAAAGCCCGTTCCGCAAGGCGTACCCGTCCGAGTCGCCCTACTTCACCGACATGGGCTTGAACACCACGATCAAAAGCGTCGAAAAACTCGACGATCACACCGTGCGCTTCAACCTGAACAACGTCGATGCCTCGTTCGTGCAGAACCTGGCCATGAGCTTCGCCTCGATCCAGTCCGCCGAATACGCCGCGCTGTTGCTCAAGGAGGGCAAGGCAGAAGATATCAACCAAAAGCCGGTGGGCACCGGGCCGTTTGTTTTCAAGCGCTACCAGAAGGACTCGCAGATTCGTTACGCGGCCAATAAACAATATTGGAACCCCGAGGACGTGAAGCTCGACAACCTGATCTTCGCCATCACCCCGGATGCCGCGTCGCGCCTGCAAAAACTCAAGGCCGGCGAATGCCAGGTCAGCGGCTACCCGCGCCCCGCCGATATCGAAGTGATGAAACAAGATCCCAACCTGCGCGTATTGCAGCAAGCGGGGTTCAACCTGGGCTTCCTGGCCTACAACGTGACCCACCCGCCGCTGGACCAGCTCAAGGTGCGCCAGGCCCTGGACATGGCCATCGACAAGCCCGCGATCATCAAGGCCGTGTACCAGAGCGCCGGGCAATTGGCGCAGAACGCCCTGCCGCCGGCGCAGTGGTCTTATGACCCGAATATCAAAGATGCCCCTTACGATCCGACCAAGGCGCGGGCGCTACTAAAAGAAGCAGGGGTTGCACCGGGCACGACCATCAACCTGTGGGCGATGACCGTACAACGCGCGTCGAACCCCAATGCGCGCATGTCGGCCCAGATGATCCAGCAGGACTGGGAAAAGGTCGGCATCAAGGCCAACATCGTCAGCTATGAATGGGGCGAATACATCAAGCGCGCCAAAAATGGCGAGCACGACGCCATGATTTACGGCTGGACCGGCGATAACGGTGACCCGGATAACTGGCTCGGCGTGCTCTACAGTTGTGCTGCGGTCAAGGGCAGTAACTACGCCAAATGGTGTAACCCGGCCTACGACAAGTTGGTGCTGCAGGCCAAGGTCAGCAGCGACCGCGAACAGCGCATCAAGTGGTATCAACAGGCGCAAAAAATCCTTAAGGAACAAGTGCCTATAACGCCTATTGCGAACTCGACGGTTTTCCAGCCCATGCGCAAGGAAGTGCGGGATTTCAAGATCAGCCCGTTTGGTCTGACGCCGTTCTATGGCGTGAGTCTGGATAAGTAA
- a CDS encoding SIMPL domain-containing protein (The SIMPL domain is named for its presence in mouse protein SIMPL (signalling molecule that associates with mouse pelle-like kinase). Bacterial member BP26, from Brucella, was shown to assemble into a channel-like structure, while YggE from E. coli has been associated with resistance to oxidative stress.), with the protein MSRFTRSAAIITLGVGALASLPALAADELHYNQISLRAEVSQEVARDKMIVTLYTESQNSDPAKLAAEITTTMNKALGQAREVKDVTLRQGSRNSYPIYDDKNQKITGWRERAELRLESADFPALSKLTGELLNTLKMENMDFAIADTTRKASEDALLKDAVAAFKARAQLATDALGGKGYKIVNLNFNTNGYPQPYARGGMMMKAAMMDSAPAPEVEAGTSQVSMSADGVIEVLQ; encoded by the coding sequence ATGTCTCGTTTCACTCGCAGCGCAGCCATCATCACCCTCGGCGTCGGCGCCCTGGCCAGCCTTCCGGCACTTGCCGCCGACGAACTGCATTACAACCAGATCTCCCTGCGCGCCGAAGTCAGCCAGGAAGTGGCCCGCGACAAGATGATCGTCACCCTTTACACCGAGTCCCAAAACAGCGACCCGGCCAAGCTTGCCGCGGAAATCACCACCACCATGAACAAGGCCCTGGGCCAGGCCCGTGAAGTCAAGGATGTCACCCTTCGCCAGGGCAGCCGTAACAGCTACCCGATCTACGATGACAAGAACCAGAAGATCACCGGCTGGCGCGAACGTGCCGAACTGCGCCTCGAAAGCGCGGACTTCCCGGCGCTTTCCAAACTCACCGGCGAACTGCTCAACACCCTGAAAATGGAAAACATGGACTTTGCCATCGCCGACACCACGCGCAAGGCCAGCGAAGATGCCCTGCTCAAGGACGCCGTCGCTGCATTCAAAGCCCGTGCGCAACTGGCCACCGATGCGCTGGGCGGCAAGGGCTACAAGATCGTCAACTTGAACTTCAACACCAACGGTTATCCGCAACCGTACGCCCGTGGCGGGATGATGATGAAAGCCGCCATGATGGATTCAGCGCCGGCGCCGGAAGTCGAGGCCGGTACCAGCCAAGTCAGCATGAGTGCCGACGGGGTGATTGAAGTGCTGCAATAA
- a CDS encoding ATP-binding protein, translating to MLAAVKLTSATRQNLWRLTFIRTLVLAAQAGSVGLAYWFDLLPLPWLQLGVTLGFSIVLCAFTAIRLRTTWPVTELEYALQLACDLFIHSVLLYFSGGSTNPFVSYYLVPLTIAAVTLPWRYSVVLSGIALTLYTLLLAQFYPLQTFPIARENLQIYGMWLSFALSAAVITFFAARMAEELRRQEELRAIRREEGLRDQQLLAVATQAAGAAHELGTPLATMSVLLNEMTQDHHDPALQEDLGVLREQVKQCKQTLQQLVRAAEANRRLAVEMQDVTQWLDEALNRWHLMRPEASYRFHLLGQGSVPRMAPPPDLTQALLNLLNNAADACPEGLGVQLDWDLEHVTISIRDHGAGVPLAIAEQIGKPFFTTKGKGFGLGLFLSKASVTRAGGSVKLYSHEEGGTLTELRLPRVARGDIDE from the coding sequence ATGCTCGCCGCCGTAAAACTGACTTCCGCCACCCGCCAGAACCTCTGGCGCCTGACGTTCATTCGCACCCTGGTACTGGCCGCACAGGCGGGTTCAGTCGGGCTTGCCTATTGGTTCGACCTGCTGCCGCTGCCCTGGCTGCAACTGGGTGTGACCCTGGGTTTTTCCATCGTGTTGTGCGCGTTTACTGCGATCCGCTTGCGCACCACGTGGCCGGTGACCGAACTGGAGTACGCCCTGCAATTGGCGTGCGACCTGTTTATCCACAGTGTGTTGTTGTATTTCTCGGGTGGTTCCACCAACCCGTTCGTTTCTTATTATCTGGTGCCCCTGACCATTGCTGCGGTGACATTGCCGTGGCGCTACTCGGTGGTGCTGTCGGGCATCGCCCTGACCCTCTACACCCTGTTGCTGGCGCAGTTCTATCCATTGCAAACCTTCCCCATCGCCCGGGAAAACCTGCAGATCTATGGAATGTGGCTGAGCTTCGCGCTGTCTGCTGCGGTGATCACCTTCTTCGCCGCGCGCATGGCTGAAGAACTGCGTCGCCAGGAAGAATTGCGCGCCATTCGCCGCGAAGAGGGCCTGCGTGACCAGCAATTGCTGGCCGTCGCGACCCAGGCCGCTGGTGCCGCCCATGAGTTGGGCACACCGCTGGCCACCATGAGTGTTTTGCTCAACGAAATGACGCAGGACCACCACGACCCTGCACTGCAAGAGGATCTCGGCGTACTGCGCGAGCAGGTCAAGCAGTGCAAGCAGACCTTGCAGCAACTGGTGCGCGCCGCCGAAGCCAATCGCCGCCTGGCGGTCGAGATGCAGGACGTCACCCAGTGGCTCGACGAGGCCTTGAACCGTTGGCACCTGATGCGCCCCGAAGCCAGCTACCGTTTTCATCTGCTGGGGCAGGGCAGCGTACCGCGCATGGCGCCGCCACCGGACCTGACCCAGGCGTTGCTCAACCTGCTGAACAATGCCGCCGACGCCTGCCCCGAGGGCTTGGGCGTACAGCTGGATTGGGATCTGGAACACGTGACCATCAGCATTCGTGACCACGGCGCGGGCGTGCCGCTGGCCATTGCCGAGCAGATCGGTAAACCCTTCTTTACCACCAAGGGCAAAGGCTTCGGCCTCGGCCTGTTTTTGAGCAAGGCCAGCGTGACCCGCGCGGGCGGCTCAGTGAAGCTCTATAGTCACGAGGAAGGCGGCACGCTCACCGAGCTGCGCCTGCCCCGTGTCGCACGAGGAGATATCGATGAGTGA
- a CDS encoding response regulator transcription factor, with amino-acid sequence MSDEIQVEGEELPHLLLVDDDATFTRVMARAMSRRGFRVSTAGSAEEGLTIAQADLPDYAALDLKMDGDSGLVLLPKLLELDPEMRVVILTGYSSIATAVEAIKRGACNYLCKPADADDVLAALLSEHADLDTLVPENPMSVDRLQWEHIQRVLTEHEGNISATARALGMHRRTLQRKLQKRPVRR; translated from the coding sequence ATGAGTGACGAGATCCAAGTCGAAGGCGAAGAACTGCCGCACCTGTTGCTGGTAGATGACGACGCCACCTTTACCCGCGTGATGGCCCGCGCCATGAGCCGTCGCGGTTTTCGCGTGAGCACCGCAGGTTCGGCCGAGGAAGGCCTGACCATCGCCCAGGCCGACCTGCCGGACTACGCCGCGCTCGACCTGAAAATGGATGGCGACTCCGGCCTGGTGCTGCTGCCCAAGCTGTTGGAGCTGGACCCGGAAATGCGCGTGGTCATCCTCACTGGATACTCCAGCATCGCCACTGCCGTCGAGGCCATCAAGCGCGGCGCCTGCAACTACCTGTGCAAGCCGGCGGACGCCGACGACGTGCTGGCTGCGTTACTCTCCGAGCATGCCGACCTCGACACCCTGGTGCCGGAAAATCCAATGTCGGTCGATCGCCTGCAGTGGGAGCACATCCAGCGCGTACTGACCGAGCACGAAGGCAATATCTCCGCCACCGCCCGCGCCCTGGGCATGCACCGCCGCACCCTGCAACGCAAGCTGCAGAAGCGTCCGGTACGTCGCTGA
- a CDS encoding ABC transporter ATP-binding protein/permease — MNQNAEYSAVNDAVRGQFFRRTWAMITPYWRSEEKGKAWLLLIAVIGLSLFSVAISVWMNHWYKDFYNALENKDTAAFWQLIGYFCGIAAVAILGAVYRLYLTQMLTIRWRAWLTEKHFARWLGHKNYYHLEQGGYTDNPDQRISEDLNSFTSSTLSLGLGLLRNVVSLVSFSIILWGVSGGIEVFGITIPGYMFWCALLYAAVGSWLTHLIGRRLIGLSNQQQRFEADLRFSMIRVRENAESIALYNGEPNEQQRLTTRFGKVWNNYWDIMKVSKRLTFFTAGYEQIATVFAFIIAAPRYFSGKVELGELMQINSAFGNVQGNFSWFISAYSDLAGWRATSDRLLSFQQAMTENEQRPVSIDVNAQGERLVVQGLGLNLADGRHLLTDANMSVEPGERLMLSGRSGSGKSTLLRAMGHLWPAGHGRIRLPASRYLFLPQKPYLPIGTLKAVLSYPQDDSVYSAERYAQVLENCRLPHLVTRLDEANHWQRMLSPGEQQRLAFARALLFAPQWLYMDEATSAMDEEDEATLYQALIDELPGLSIVSVGHRSSLKRFHGRHVRIDGGWLQEQQLA, encoded by the coding sequence ATGAATCAGAACGCTGAGTACTCCGCGGTCAACGACGCGGTGCGTGGGCAATTCTTCCGTCGAACCTGGGCGATGATCACGCCCTATTGGCGCAGTGAAGAGAAGGGCAAGGCCTGGTTGCTGCTGATCGCCGTGATCGGTCTGTCGCTGTTCAGCGTGGCGATTTCGGTATGGATGAACCATTGGTACAAGGATTTCTACAACGCGCTGGAGAACAAGGACACTGCGGCTTTCTGGCAGTTGATCGGCTATTTCTGCGGCATTGCGGCAGTCGCCATTCTCGGCGCGGTGTACCGCCTGTACCTGACCCAGATGCTGACCATTCGCTGGCGCGCCTGGCTCACCGAAAAGCACTTTGCGCGCTGGCTTGGACACAAGAACTACTACCATCTGGAACAGGGTGGCTACACCGATAACCCGGACCAACGGATCTCCGAAGACCTCAACAGTTTTACCTCGAGCACGTTGAGCCTGGGCCTTGGGCTGCTGCGCAATGTCGTCAGCCTGGTGTCCTTCTCCATCATTCTGTGGGGCGTGTCGGGCGGCATTGAGGTGTTCGGCATTACCATCCCCGGTTACATGTTTTGGTGTGCATTGCTCTACGCCGCAGTCGGCAGTTGGCTGACGCACCTGATCGGTCGTCGTTTGATTGGCCTGAGCAACCAGCAACAGCGTTTTGAAGCCGACCTGCGTTTCTCCATGATACGGGTGCGCGAGAATGCCGAGAGCATCGCCCTGTACAACGGCGAGCCGAATGAGCAGCAGCGTTTGACTACGCGCTTCGGCAAGGTCTGGAATAACTACTGGGACATCATGAAGGTGTCCAAGCGCCTGACGTTTTTTACCGCCGGCTACGAACAGATTGCGACCGTCTTCGCGTTCATCATCGCTGCACCTCGTTACTTTTCCGGCAAGGTCGAGTTAGGCGAACTGATGCAAATCAACTCGGCATTCGGCAATGTTCAGGGCAACTTCAGTTGGTTTATCAGCGCCTACTCGGACCTTGCCGGCTGGCGCGCGACCAGTGATCGTCTATTGAGCTTTCAGCAGGCCATGACCGAAAACGAGCAACGCCCGGTGTCCATCGATGTGAATGCACAGGGTGAGCGCCTGGTGGTGCAGGGATTGGGCTTGAACCTGGCCGATGGTCGCCACTTGCTGACGGACGCCAACATGAGCGTGGAGCCGGGTGAACGCCTGATGCTCAGTGGGCGGTCCGGCAGCGGTAAAAGCACGCTGCTTCGGGCAATGGGGCATTTGTGGCCGGCGGGGCACGGACGTATCCGCTTGCCGGCGTCACGCTACTTGTTCCTGCCACAGAAGCCGTATTTGCCGATTGGCACGCTCAAGGCCGTGTTGAGTTATCCACAGGACGACAGCGTCTACTCGGCAGAACGTTATGCACAGGTCCTGGAAAACTGCCGCTTGCCGCATCTGGTCACACGCCTGGACGAAGCCAATCACTGGCAACGTATGCTCTCACCGGGCGAGCAACAGCGCCTGGCGTTTGCCCGTGCGTTGTTGTTCGCACCGCAATGGCTGTACATGGACGAAGCCACATCGGCCATGGACGAAGAGGATGAGGCGACGCTGTATCAAGCGTTGATCGATGAATTGCCGGGGCTGAGCATCGTCAGTGTCGGGCACCGCAGCAGCCTCAAGCGCTTCCATGGGCGGCATGTGCGCATCGACGGTGGTTGGCTGCAGGAGCAACAATTGGCTTAA
- a CDS encoding YhcB family protein, whose product MEHSLLVWLLPTLALVAGVAIGFLVARLLPNAAPNRTQRQLDDIQERFDSYQNEVVTHFNSTANLVKKLTQSYQEVQDHLADGANRLALDDITRQRLLAALHSDAPQTPRERLTPPRENQEPPRDYAPKTPNAPGMLDEHYGLKK is encoded by the coding sequence GTGGAACACTCGCTCTTAGTTTGGTTGTTGCCGACTCTTGCCCTGGTTGCCGGTGTCGCCATCGGATTCCTGGTTGCTCGCCTGCTGCCGAATGCCGCGCCTAACCGCACGCAGCGTCAGTTGGATGACATTCAGGAACGTTTTGACAGTTATCAGAACGAGGTTGTTACCCACTTCAACAGCACCGCGAACCTGGTCAAGAAGCTCACCCAGAGCTACCAGGAAGTACAGGATCACCTCGCCGATGGCGCTAACCGCCTGGCCCTCGACGACATCACCCGCCAGCGCCTGCTGGCAGCGCTGCATTCCGATGCGCCGCAAACACCCCGCGAACGCCTGACCCCACCCCGGGAAAACCAGGAACCACCACGGGACTACGCGCCAAAAACGCCGAACGCCCCTGGCATGCTGGATGAGCATTACGGCTTGAAGAAGTAA
- a CDS encoding alpha/beta hydrolase — MRETPVLIDGPVGQLEALYLDQPEPRGLALICHPNPVQGGTMLNKVVSTLQRTARDAGLITLRFNYRGVGASAGSHDMGTGEVDDAEAAATWLREKHPGLPITLLGFSFGGYVAASLGGRLEAKGEKLAHLFMVAAAVMRLRETDVLPQGCPLTLIQPETDEVVEPQLVYDWSAALNRPHELLKVAECGHFFHGKLTDLKDLVLPRLSN; from the coding sequence ATGCGTGAAACCCCCGTTTTGATCGATGGCCCGGTGGGTCAATTGGAAGCCTTGTACCTGGATCAGCCCGAGCCACGTGGCCTGGCGCTGATCTGCCACCCTAATCCGGTGCAGGGCGGGACCATGCTCAATAAAGTCGTTTCGACCCTGCAGCGCACCGCCCGCGATGCGGGTTTGATTACTTTGCGTTTCAACTACCGTGGTGTCGGTGCGAGCGCCGGTAGCCATGACATGGGCACCGGTGAAGTCGACGACGCCGAAGCGGCGGCCACCTGGCTGCGGGAAAAACACCCCGGCCTGCCCATCACCTTGCTGGGTTTTTCCTTCGGTGGCTATGTCGCCGCCAGCCTCGGTGGCCGACTGGAAGCCAAGGGCGAAAAGCTTGCGCACCTGTTCATGGTCGCCGCGGCCGTGATGCGCCTGCGCGAGACGGATGTGCTGCCCCAGGGCTGCCCATTGACGCTGATCCAGCCGGAAACCGACGAAGTGGTCGAGCCGCAACTCGTCTATGACTGGTCCGCCGCCTTGAATCGCCCCCATGAGCTGCTGAAAGTGGCAGAATGCGGGCACTTTTTTCATGGCAAGCTCACCGATCTCAAGGATCTGGTGCTGCCACGCCTCTCGAATTGA
- a CDS encoding tryptophan--tRNA ligase — MTTRTRILTGITTTGTPHLGNYAGAIRPAILASQDANADSFYFLADYHALIKCDDPQRIQRSRMEIAATWLAGGLDVNRVTFYRQSDIPEIPELTWLLTCVAAKGLLNRAHAYKASVDKNVENGEDPDAGITMGLYSYPVLMAADILMFNAHKVPVGRDQIQHVEMARDIGQRFNHLFGNGKEFFTMPEALIEESVATLPGLDGRKMSKSYDNTIPLFTSAKDMKDAISRIVTDSRAPGEAKDPDNSHLFTLYQAFASKAQEAEFRAELLQGLGWGEAKNRLFQLLDGQLGEARERYHQLMARPSDMEDLLLVGAKKARAVAAPFLAELREAVGLRSFVNQAAAPLATKKKAAKAARFVSFREDDGSFRFRLLAADGEQLLLSRNFADGKAAGAVTKQLQNGDALDVRADALSFSVWLDGAAVADSAAFADEASRDAAIAALRVALTPLED, encoded by the coding sequence ATGACGACTCGTACCCGTATCCTCACCGGCATCACCACCACCGGCACGCCGCACCTGGGCAACTACGCCGGTGCGATTCGCCCGGCGATCCTCGCCAGCCAGGACGCCAATGCCGATTCCTTCTACTTCCTGGCCGACTACCACGCCCTGATCAAGTGCGACGACCCGCAGCGCATCCAGCGCTCGCGCATGGAAATCGCCGCGACCTGGCTGGCCGGTGGCCTGGATGTGAACCGGGTGACCTTCTATCGCCAGTCCGACATCCCGGAGATCCCCGAGCTGACCTGGCTGCTGACGTGCGTGGCGGCCAAGGGCCTGCTCAACCGCGCCCACGCCTACAAGGCGTCGGTGGACAAGAACGTGGAAAACGGCGAAGACCCGGATGCGGGCATCACCATGGGCTTGTACAGCTACCCGGTGTTGATGGCAGCGGACATCCTGATGTTCAACGCGCACAAGGTGCCGGTGGGCCGCGACCAGATCCAACACGTGGAAATGGCCCGCGACATCGGCCAGCGTTTCAACCACCTGTTCGGCAACGGTAAAGAGTTCTTCACCATGCCTGAGGCGTTGATCGAAGAAAGCGTCGCCACCTTGCCGGGCCTGGACGGCCGCAAGATGTCCAAGAGCTACGACAACACCATCCCGTTGTTCACCAGCGCCAAGGACATGAAAGACGCTATCTCGCGGATCGTCACCGACTCGCGTGCGCCCGGCGAAGCCAAAGACCCGGATAACTCGCACCTGTTCACCTTGTACCAGGCGTTTGCCAGCAAGGCCCAGGAGGCGGAATTCCGTGCCGAACTGTTGCAAGGCCTGGGTTGGGGGGAGGCGAAGAACCGTCTGTTCCAACTGCTCGATGGTCAGTTGGGTGAAGCCCGTGAGCGGTACCACCAACTGATGGCACGCCCCTCGGACATGGAAGACCTGCTGTTGGTCGGTGCCAAAAAAGCCCGCGCCGTGGCCGCGCCATTCCTGGCCGAGTTGCGCGAAGCGGTGGGTCTGCGTTCGTTCGTCAACCAGGCTGCGGCGCCGCTCGCCACTAAGAAGAAAGCCGCGAAAGCCGCGCGCTTTGTGAGCTTTCGCGAAGACGACGGCAGCTTCCGCTTCCGCCTGTTGGCCGCCGATGGAGAACAACTGCTGCTGTCGCGCAACTTTGCCGATGGCAAAGCGGCAGGCGCGGTCACCAAGCAACTGCAAAACGGTGACGCGCTGGACGTTCGCGCTGACGCCCTGAGCTTCAGCGTGTGGCTGGACGGTGCGGCAGTGGCCGACAGCGCCGCGTTCGCCGACGAGGCGTCGCGCGATGCAGCCATTGCCGCTTTGCGCGTTGCGCTGACCCCACTCGAGGATTAA
- the zapE gene encoding cell division protein ZapE: protein MTPLERYQADLKRPEFFHDAAQETAVRHLQRLYDDLVAASQSKPGMLGKLFGKKDRTPVKGLYFWGGVGRGKTYLVDTFFEALPFKEKVRTHFHRFMKRVHEEMKTLPGEKNPLTIIAKRFSDEARVICFDEFFVSDITDAMILGTLMEELFKNGVTLVATSNIVPDGLYKDGLQRARFLPAIALIKQNTEIVNVDSGVDYRLRHLEQAELFHFPLNEAAHESLKKSFRALTPECTQAVENDKLMIENREIIALRTCDDVAWFEFRQLCDGPRSQNDYIELGKIFHAVILSGVEQMNVTTDDIARRFINMVDEFYDRNVKLIISAEVELKDLYTGGRLNFEFQRTLSRLLEMQSHEFLSRGHKP from the coding sequence ATGACGCCCCTAGAACGATATCAAGCTGATCTGAAACGCCCTGAGTTCTTCCACGACGCGGCCCAGGAAACGGCGGTGCGTCATTTGCAGCGTCTGTACGACGACCTGGTCGCGGCCTCGCAAAGCAAGCCAGGGATGCTCGGCAAGCTGTTTGGCAAGAAAGACCGCACGCCGGTTAAAGGCCTGTATTTCTGGGGCGGTGTGGGCCGTGGCAAGACCTACCTGGTCGACACTTTCTTCGAAGCGCTACCGTTCAAGGAAAAGGTCCGCACCCACTTCCACCGCTTTATGAAGCGCGTGCACGAAGAGATGAAAACCCTGCCGGGCGAGAAAAACCCGCTGACCATCATCGCCAAGCGTTTCTCCGACGAAGCACGGGTGATCTGCTTCGATGAGTTTTTCGTCTCCGACATCACCGACGCCATGATCCTTGGCACCCTGATGGAAGAACTGTTCAAGAACGGCGTGACCCTGGTTGCCACCTCGAACATCGTGCCCGACGGCTTGTACAAGGATGGCCTGCAACGTGCGCGCTTCCTGCCGGCCATCGCGCTGATCAAGCAGAACACCGAGATCGTCAACGTCGACAGCGGCGTCGACTACCGCTTGCGTCACCTTGAACAGGCGGAGTTGTTCCACTTCCCGCTGAACGAAGCGGCCCACGAAAGCCTGAAAAAGAGCTTTCGCGCGCTGACGCCGGAATGCACCCAGGCGGTGGAAAACGACAAGCTGATGATCGAGAACCGCGAGATCATCGCGTTGCGCACCTGCGATGACGTGGCCTGGTTCGAGTTCCGCCAACTGTGTGACGGCCCGCGCAGCCAGAACGATTACATCGAACTGGGCAAGATCTTCCACGCGGTGATTTTGAGCGGCGTGGAACAGATGAACGTCACCACCGACGACATCGCGCGGCGCTTTATCAACATGGTCGACGAGTTCTACGACCGTAACGTCAAGCTGATCATCTCGGCTGAGGTCGAGCTCAAGGACCTCTACACTGGCGGTCGCTTGAACTTTGAATTCCAGCGCACTCTCAGCCGTTTGCTGGAGATGCAGTCCCACGAATTCCTGTCGCGTGGGCATAAGCCTTAA
- a CDS encoding GlxA family transcriptional regulator — translation MQAKDFFHLASLRYGKQQGLGLTPAFATRLVSPDGQSVRSFSDVIMPVDGGLEDADIIVLPAFWDDFDALCTRYPQVLPWLREQHARGAVLCGEATGVFWLAEAGLLDGKEATTYWRFFNAFSERFPKVQLNQDKHLTDADNLYCAGGTTSACDLYIYLIERFCGANIAQAVARDILYEVQRSYSPGRIGFGGQKLHQDVIILQIQQWLEEHFADKFRFEDVAREHGMSIRNFMRRFQTATGDKPLHYLQRLRIETAKGLLSGSRKSIKTISYEVGYDDASFFARLFRQHTDLSPNQYRQQFQQAA, via the coding sequence ATGCAAGCCAAGGATTTCTTCCACCTCGCCAGCCTGCGCTACGGCAAACAACAGGGCCTTGGCCTTACGCCGGCGTTTGCAACGCGCCTGGTGAGCCCCGATGGACAATCGGTGCGCAGCTTCAGCGATGTGATCATGCCGGTGGACGGCGGCCTGGAAGACGCCGACATCATCGTGCTGCCGGCTTTCTGGGATGACTTCGATGCTCTATGCACCCGCTATCCTCAAGTGCTGCCGTGGCTGCGCGAACAACACGCGCGCGGCGCCGTGCTCTGCGGTGAAGCCACCGGGGTGTTCTGGCTGGCCGAAGCCGGACTGCTCGATGGCAAGGAGGCGACCACCTATTGGCGTTTCTTCAATGCCTTCAGCGAACGCTTTCCCAAGGTCCAGCTTAACCAGGACAAGCACCTGACCGACGCCGACAACCTGTATTGCGCCGGCGGCACCACTTCGGCGTGCGACCTCTACATTTACCTGATCGAGCGCTTCTGCGGCGCCAATATCGCCCAGGCCGTCGCCCGCGACATTCTTTATGAAGTGCAGCGCAGTTACTCGCCGGGGCGTATCGGGTTCGGCGGACAGAAACTGCATCAGGACGTGATCATCCTGCAGATCCAGCAGTGGCTCGAAGAGCACTTTGCCGACAAGTTCCGCTTCGAGGACGTCGCCCGGGAACATGGCATGAGCATCCGCAACTTCATGCGCCGCTTCCAGACCGCCACCGGCGACAAACCGCTGCATTACCTGCAACGCCTGCGTATCGAAACGGCCAAGGGCCTGCTCTCGGGCAGCCGCAAGAGCATCAAAACCATCAGTTATGAGGTGGGTTACGACGATGCGAGTTTCTTTGCGCGATTGTTCAGGCAGCACACGGACTTGTCGCCGAACCAGTATCGGCAGCAGTTCCAGCAGGCGGCTTAA